In the Cryptococcus neoformans var. neoformans JEC21 chromosome 1, complete sequence genome, one interval contains:
- a CDS encoding proteolysis and peptidolysis-related protein, putative has product MNRQGAEAFAKLAQQLNRARMQASGGGGGGGRGGGQMPGGFKGFMAGSGAIGTLVVGAIALNYSLFNVDGGHRAIKYSRLQGVKADIYPEGTHLVLPWFEHPVIYDVRAKPRNIASLTGTKDLQMVNITCRVLSRPSVNDLPTIYRELGTDYDERVLPSIVNEVLKSVVAQFNASQLITQREMVSRLVRENLTRRARRFNLILDDVSITHVAFSPEFTHAVEAKQVAQQIAQRAAFLVDQAIQEKQSIIVKAQGEARSAELIGEAVKTNKGFLQLRKLEAAREIAGTLAQSGNRVMLDAKSLLLDVTEDEVLNATLRK; this is encoded by the exons ATGAACAGACAAGGCGCAGAAGCATTCGCAAAGCTCGCTCAACAGCTCAACCGTGCTAGGATGCAGGCGagtggcggtggtgggggtggcggacgaggaggtgggcAGATGCCAGGAGGGTTCAAGGGCTTCATGGCGGGTAGTGGCGCGATCGGTACTCTTGTTGTCGGTGCCATCGCCTTGAACTACTCTCTATTTAATG TCGACGGTGGTCACCGTGCTATCAAGTACTCACGATTGCAAGGTGTCAAGGCCGACATCTACCCTGAAGGAACTCACCTTGTG CTCCCCTGGTTTGAGCACCCTGTCATCTACGATGTCCGTGCTAAGCCCCGCAATATCGCTTCTTTGACTGGTACCAAGGATCTCCAAATG GTGAACATAACTTGTCGTGTTCTTTCTCGACCTTCAGTGAACGACCTCCCTACTAT CTACCGAGAGCTCGGTACCGACTACGATGAACGCGTTCTCCCTTCCATCGTCAACGAAGTCCTCAAATCCGTCGTCGCCCAATTCAACGCTTCCCAACTCATCACCCAACGTGAGATGGTCTCCCGTCTTGTCCGTGAAAACCTCACCCGCCGGGCGAGGCGGttcaacctcatcctcgacGACGTCTCCATTACCCACGTCGCCTTCTCCCCCGAATTCACCCACGCCGTCGAGGCCAAGCAGGTCGCTCAGCAAATTGCTCAGCGTGCTGCCTTCTTGGTCGACCAGGCTATTCAGGAGAAGCAGAGTATTATCGTCAAGGCTCAGGGTGAAGCTAGAAGTGCAGAATTGATTGGTGAGGCTGTCAAGACGAATAAGGGATTCTTGCAATTGAGGAAGCTTGAGGCCGCGAGGGAGATTGCTGGGACTTTGGCACAAAGTGGGAACAGAGTCATGTTGGATGCAAAGAGCTTGTTGCTCGATG TTACCGAGGATGAAGTTCTCAATGCTACGTTGAGGAAATAA
- a CDS encoding methionine-tRNA ligase, putative: MVLRHLTRLSPCLRVSKSFAPISMRYSSSVPSNTPTTPSLFTPEGDPANAKPFYVTTPIFYVNASPHVGHLHSLLLTDVLARFSRLRHPQRKVVFATGTDEHGLKIQQAAKANGVGEQEFCDDVSQRFRKLAKLANASNTDFIRTTELRHVKAVEQFWNTLVASGDIYKGTHSGWYSISDESFYAVSQVTKSPEDGKMIAIETGNEVIWEEETNWKFRLGRHKKVLEKWLSQPESVHPNTVRLDLLRQLSSLEDLSVSRPSSRVKWAIPVPGDPEQSIYVWVDALINYITVLGYPDWEGKGESVGWPADVHVVGKDIIKFHALHWPSLLHSASLPAPKRIIAHAHWTMSHTKMSKSRGNVVDPISAMTQWGEDGVRWYLMRVGGGLVDDADYNPAEVEVHYRLLADQVGNLLSRISGAKVLKKAEREFDWGNEKTRDRGEDRDEELDGMMARMREEFEGKMEVFGVSQACAGVMDVVMATNKLFTSLAPWSPSTPSSVPALTYAYHALRLSAILLQPIIPAKAGEALDRLGVPAEERSWVDAEWPPSEEKVLRTEKMVERLKEASKKWKGKGHLFPLPGKDA, encoded by the exons ATGGTTCTACGGCACTTGACAAGGCTTTCGCCTTGCCTGCGAGTGTCCAAGTCGTTCGCCCCTATCTCAATGCGGTACTCCTCTAGTGTACCTTCAAATACTCCCACAACTCCTTCACTGTTCACCCCTGAAGGTGATCCGGCAAACGCAAAGCCATTTTATGTCACCACACCGATCTTCTACGTTAATGCAT CCCCACACGTAGGCCATCTtcactctctccttcttacAGATGTCCTTGCACGCTTTTCTCGCTTGAGACATCCGCAACGCAAGGTTGTGTTTGCAACAGGAACAGACGAGCATGGCCTGAAAATCCAACAGGCCGCCAAGGCGAATGGCGTGGGTGAACAAGAGTTTTGTGATGATGTTAGTCAAAGGTTCAGG AAACTTGCGAAATTGGCCAACGCTTCAAATACGGATTTCATAAGAACCACTGAACTGCGACATGTCAAAGCTGTTGAGCAATTTTGG AATACACTCGTTGCATCTGGAGATATATACAAAGGGACTCATTCCGGGTGGTATTCCATCTCCGATGAATCATTCTATGCCGTTTCCCAGGTTACCAAAAGTCCCGAAGACGGGAAGATGATTGCGATAGAAACCGGTAACGAGGTGAtatgggaggaagaaacaAATTGGAAATTTAGGTTGGGAAGACATAAAAAGGTTTTGGAAAAATGGCTCAGCCAGCCAGAAT CCGTCCATCCCAACACTGTCCGTCTCGATCTCCTTCGCCAATTATCATCTCTTGAAGATCTCTCCGTCTCCCGCCCCTCATCCCGCGTGAAATGGGCTATTCCCGTACCAGGAGATCCCGAACAGTCAATCTATGTTTGGGTTGACGCGTTGATAAATTATATTACCGTGCTTGGGTATCCGGATTGGGAAGGTAAAGGGGAGAGTGTTGGGTGGCCGGCGGATGTCCATGTGGTTGGCAAGGATATCATCAA ATTCCATGCTCTGCATTGGCCGTCCCTTCTACACTCCGCTTCTCTCCCTGCTCCCAAACGTATAATCGCCCATGCGCATTGGACCATGTCCCACACCAAAATGTCCAAATCCCGCGGTAACGTCGTCGATCCAATCAGCGCTATGACACAGTGGGGTGAAGACGGAGTGAGGTGGTATCTGATGAGGGTCGGGGGCGGGTTGGTCGATGATGCAGATTATAACCCTGCGGAAGTTGAGGTGCACTATCGACTTCTGGCGGATCAGGTGGGGAACTTGCTCTCCCGAATTTCGGGCGCAAAGGTCCTTAAGAAGGCGGAGAGGGAGTTTGACTGGGGGAATGAAAAAACTAGGGATAGGGGTGAGGAtagggatgaagaattggatgggatgatggcgagaaTGAGGGAGGAGttcgaggggaagatggaagtgtTTGGAGTGAGTCAGGCTTGTGCGGGTGTGATGGATGTTGTCATGGCT ACCAATAAACTATTTACCTCTCTCGCTCCCTGGTCACCATCTACACCTTCCTCCGTTCCAGCCTTGACATACGCATATCATGCTCTTCGGCTTTCAGCCATTCTGTTACAACCTATCATACCCGCCAAAGCTGGAGAAGCGCTTGATAGACTGGGAGTACCggcagaagaaaggagCTGGGTGGATGCAGAATGGCCCCCGtcagaggagaaggtgttGAGAACAgaaaagatggtggagaggtTAAAAGAGGCCAGTAAGAAGtggaagggcaagggaCACTTGTTCCCCCTTCCAGGAAAAGATGCGTGA